GCATCGGCGCAGGGCTGCCATCGTTACCATCCAATAGCGTGACACCGGCAACCATCCCCGACGCACCGCAGCTGATTGCGGTCGCGCCGTCATCCGGCCAGTTGCATCTGCTGTTCAATCCGCCAGCGCAGAACGGTGGCAGCGTGATCAGTAGTTACAGCGGCATCTGCACGCCCGGCACCCACGCGGTGAGCGGCGCAAGTTCACCGTTGACGCTGGCGAGCCTGAGCAACGGCACCGCGTATACGTGTGTCGTTATCGCGATCAACAGCGTCGGTGCCAGCATCGCATCGAATGCGCTCGGCGCCACGCCGCAGTCGTCGAGCAACCTGACGATCAGCAACAGCAACGGCGCCGATTTCCTGCGCGGCGGCGGCAGCACGAGCTACCTGATCGACGTGACCAACAACGGTGCCGATGCGATCAACGGCGCCCACGTGCTGGATACACTCGGGACACAGTTCAGCCAGATCAGCTGGATCTGCAGCGGCACCGGCGGCGGCACCTGCACGGCCAGCGGCAACGGCAGCATCGATACGCTGGTGAATCTGCCGGCGAGCGGGCAGGTCAGTTTTCTGCTGAGCGCCACCGTAGCGACGCTGCCGGAAACTCCGCTGAGCAATACGGCAACAGTGACGGCGCCGGATAGCACGATCAGCACCGCGACCGACGGCCCCGATACGATCGGCATCTTCCGCAGCGGGTTTGATTGATCTGTCGCGCGGATAAATCCTCGTCCAGACCGGCGTTGCGATGACAGCTACGCCGGTCTGGTGAAATTTGATCGTGCCGACGTGAATCGATGCACACAAGCCATCACCACGTTTCCCACAACTTATCCACAGTTTGGCCACAGACTTTTCCCATGCGGTGAGACGCGGCGGTGCGTATGATGGCGCGCTCCCGCTGCAGCTAGTCTGGATCGTCCATGGCCGCGTTTTCTGATCGTATTCCCAGCAATAATCCGCGCATCGAATCGTTGCGCGTGCCGCCGCATTCAGTCGATGCCGAACAGGCCGTGCTCGGCGGACTCATGCTTGCGCGCGAGGCGTGGGACAAGATCGCCGATCGCATCACCGATGAGGATTTTTATCGCAAGGATCACCGCCTGATTTTTCGCGGCATCGGCGAGCTATCGAACAAGGGCATGCCGTGTGATGCGGTCACGCTGGGCGAGTGGTTCGAAACGCAGGGCATTGCCGAACTGGTCGGCGGCTCGGGCTACATCATCCAGCTCGCGAACACCACGCCGAGCGCGGCGAACATCGTCGCGTATGCGGATATCGTGCGTGAGAAATCGGTGCTGCGGCAACTCATCGATGCGGGTACCGAAATCGCCACTGATGGTTTCCAGCCCGAGGGTCGCTCGACCCAGGAAATTCTCGAAAGCGCGGAGCAACGCGTGTTCCGCATCGCCGAGGCCGGCTCGCGCGGCAAGCAGGGTTTTGTCTCGATGCGCGGCGCGGTCACGGATGCGTTCAAGATTCTGCAGGCGCGTTACGAAAACCAGGGCAGCATCACCGGCATGCCGACCGGCTTCACCGATTTCGATGAAATGACAACCGGCTTGCAGCCGTCCGATCTGATTATCGTCGCCGCGCGCCCGTCGATGGGCAAGACTGCGCTGGCGATGAACATGGCCGAATACGCCGCGCTCAAAACCAAAAAAGCGGTCGCGATTTTCTCGATGGAAATGTCTGCCTCGCAGTTGGCGTTGCGTCTGATTTCCTCGCTCGGCCGCATCAACCAGCAGCATCTGCGCACCGGTGATATTCAAGAAGAAGAATGGCCGCGCGTGACCTCGGCGATCACGCTGTTGTCCGAAGCGAAAATCTTCATCGACGATACGCCGGCGCTGTCGCCGATAGAATTGCGCGCACGTGCGCGTCGTCTCGCGCGTGAGCACGATCTCGGCATGATCGTGATCGACTACCTGCAGCTCATGCAGGTGCCCGGAAACAAGGAGAATCGCGCCACGGAAATTTCAGAAATCTCGCGTGGAATGAAGGCTCTCGCCAAGGAGCTCAATGTGCCCGTCGTCGCCCTATCGCAGCTCAACCGTTCGCTTGAACAACGCGCCGACAAGCGTCCGATGATGTCCGATCTGCGCGAGTCTGGTGCTATCGAGCAGGACGCCGACGTGATCGTGTTCATCTATCGCGACGAGTATTACAACAAGGATTCCGCCGAAAAAGGCGTCGCCGAAATCATCATCGGCAAACAGCGTAATGGTCCGACCGGTTCGGTCAAACTCACGTTCCTCGGGCAGTACACAAAGTTCGAAAACTACGCCAGCGATTCGTACGCCGGCAGCTTCGAGTAAGCGCGCGTGAGTCGCGCCGCGTTCGCCACGATTCATCTGGCCAGTCTTCGACACAACCTGCAACGCGTGCGCGAACTTGGCGGCGGCGCGAAGGTGATGGCGGTGGTCAAGGCCGATGGTTACGGCCACGGACTCGAACGTGTCGCGCGTGCATTGGCGAGTGCGGATGCGTTTGGCGTCGCCGCGATTGCCGATGGCTTGCGTCTGCGTGCGGCCGGATTTCGTCAGCGCATCGTCGTGCTTTCCGGCCCCGATGAAGCGGCTGATCTGGCCGAATTGCGGCGCCTCGATCTCGATGCGGTGATCCATCATGACAGTCAGGTGGCGTGGCTCGAAGCGGATCGTGATCCGCGCCCGATTCGGGCGTGGCTCAAGATCGAAAGCGGCATGCATCGGCTTGGGTTTGCACCCGCGCGCGCCGCAGAAATGTATGCGCGATTGCGCGCGTTAGCGTCGATTCGATCCGACATCACGCTGATGACGCACTTCGCCGCATCCGATGAATTCGACAAGCAACTCACTGCTGCACAGATTGCCGTTTTTGATGCAGCAGTGAGCGATCTTCCGGGCGAACATTCGCTCGCCAATTCGGCCGCAGTACTCGGCTGGCCTGCCGCGCGTGGACAGTGGCTGCGAACCGGTGGGCTGTTGTACGGATTGTCGGTGGTCGATGGCAAAACCGGCGAAGATTTCGGTTTCCAACCCGCGATGACTCTGTCGAGCAAACTCATCGCCGTGAATGATGTACGCAAGGGTGAACACATCGGTTACGCCGCAACGTGGCAATGCCCCGAAGACATGCGTATCGGCGTCGCCGCGATCGGCTACGGCGACGGTTATCCGCGCAGCGCTGCATCCGGCACGCCGGTACTCGTGAACGGTCAACGCGCCGCAATAGTTGGGCGCGTATCGATGGACCTGATCACGATCGATTTGCGCAACGTGCCGAACGCGCAGGTCGGTGATGAAGTCGTGCTATGGGGGCGCGATTTGCCAGTCGAAGAAATTGCCACACACGCCGGCACGATTTCCTACGATCTCACGTGTGGGATGACCAAACGCGTGCTGTTTGTCGAGGATGATAGTGCGGTTTGAGTATTGGCGAGTCTAAGTATGTTCATGATAAGTGTCGGTGATCGCTAAGGTTGTCAAAGCGCTTAACCATTTGAAAAGATTAATAAAATCTAATTTCCTTGGCGCGAAAGCGCCAGCAGGTGACAGCTTAAGCGAAGATATTGGAATTTTTGACAACGAATCCGAGCGATCAAATATTGCCGCCTGTATCGGTCGTCATGATCAGCAGTTACGGTAATCCCAGCCCGCATCCTGCGTATGAGCAACTCCGCTCCGCTGGTCAAGCGACGACCGGCTGCTCTCGGCCAGTAGCGGCCGTTCGACGCAGGCATTTGAACGCCACTGGCGACCTAAATCGCGCACCGGTATGGCTACTTTCAACTGTCCGCGCTAGCGGAGTAGAACCCGGGGCATGAACGCGAAACCCGTCGTTGTCGTCAGGCGGCTTGGCCCACCAGTCGAAGGCTGGCGAAGATATCGAGAGTAAGCGAACATGGGCGCGCAGGGCACGCGCGTCTCGCGGCATCGGAAGGCAAACCGGCAAGGATCGATAATGTCCACACTCGCACAGCCCTACGTTCCCCTCACTCTAGAACACCTTAATCGCAGCGGCTGGCGCGACATACTAGTTGGCAACATAGAAAACGGGTATTCGCGCGCGTGGCAAGCGCTATCAAACGCATCCCGGACGGCCGCCGAGGAGGGTGATGAGGGGAGGTCTCGCGCGTTATGGGCGCTAGCGGATGCATGTTCGATGATGCTAGTACCCGCATCTCCCATCGCGCCGTTTCAGGCACGTTGCCAGACGCCTACGGGTCGCAGTGCCCTTCCAGGCGATTTCTCTGCGGAAGAGCTGGAGGTTCTTGGCGAGTTCGTCGAGCAGGTGGATGAGCCGTGGCTGCGTGCGCGTCTCGCAGACCTCGTCTGGTTTCAAGAACGCCCACGGAAGGGCGCAATGCTCTTTACAGCGGTCGATGCGTATCGTTCGGTGCTCCTCACCAAAGAGTTGTGGTTTGCGGGCGCCGGCGATGGCTGGCGCCGTGCACTGGGCCTAGCGCGAATGGCAGGCGATAGCGCCCGATCGAGGGCGAAAGAGATGGAGGCAGCATTGCTTTCAGCGTTCGACATTGGCGACGAAGAACCACACTGGAAGCTGCGCGTCGCCGAGCTCATTTTCGACGCTGGCTTGGCCGATGTTCGACGACCTGCAATTGCGAATAGTCTGGTGGAGATGGGTACGCGAATCGGACTCTCGGGCGACGGCTTTCTTGCAAGAGATGCATTTGCGCTCGCGCGTGGCTTCTTCAAGCGTCTCCGCGACGATACCCGCTCCGCAGATATGGGTGCCGCCATTGCCGAGTCTTGGGTGGCGGATGCCAACGCCAGAATCAGTGGAAGTATGCCCAGCAACATCGCCGCTGCATCATTCTTCGAGAACGCGATCCAGACATTCCGAACTGTTCCGCGGCGCGAACGTGCTCGCCTCAACATCGACGCGCGTCTCCATCAAGTACAAGCGCAGCTCGGAGAGGCCGGCGCGCAAGCAATAACGGAGATGACTGCCATCAGCACGCCCTCGATCGACATCGCGGAGTTGATAGACCACTCACGAACATCGGTCAGCGGTAAAGAGCCGCGTGAGGCACTGAAAGCGTTCGCAGGGCTTTATCTCGGGCCAAATGTAGCCAAGCTACGAACCGACGCAGAAGCAAGCGCCCGGCGCTTCTCTCTCTCTTTCGTCTGTTCGGTACCACAAGCGTTAGCCGTGATGGACGCGTCATCGCTCGCCAGGCAGGCGGAAACTTAGGAGGCGGTGAGGACAGCGAAGAACAGCTCCTCGCTTCGATGATTCGAGACCATCAAATGATGGTAGCCCTAGTCATTGAGGGCCAAATGCTTCCTGCCATCGATATCCTGCGCGCCGAGCACACGTTCACCCTGCAGGATTTTGTAGATCTGGCAGGGGCATGCCCTCTTATTCCGCCGGGGCGGGAGGGCTTGGTCGGAAAGGGGTTGCTGGCCGGGCTCAATGGCGACTTCGACGTGGCTCTGCACCTCCTCTCCCCCCAGGTGGAGCATTTCGTTCGCTTCCATTTGAAACAATCTGGGGTCTTGACGACGCGCGTGGATGCAGCGGGCATTGAGAATGAGATCGGGTTGAGCAGTCTGATGGACTTGCCAAGCGTGGACGATGTGCTGTCAGCAAACCTAGCATTTGAAATCCGCGCGATGTTTTGCAATCCGCATGGGCCAAACTTGCGGAATGATGTGGCACACGGTTTGTTAGACGATAACCAAGCCAACTCTCTTCCGTCCGCATACGCGTGGTGGATGGTATTCCGGTTGGTTTTCGTCTCGTGGTGGAATAGCAGGCGACCCGCGACGCCAGGAGGAAGCGCCGACGCGGCGCCGTAGAATTCGGTATTGAGGAAGAGCCTCAATGGTCGATCAGGTCGTTTGCAGCCCGACTGTAAGTTTTTGACAGCGTAAGCGATTGGGACAGGGTTTGCGAACAAATGAGAACCTTAGCGATCACCGACAAGCGCCAGACCTCAGTCCTGAAATTACGATCATTGTCGTTGTCTCACGACCATTTAAAGACTATATTCGGTCTCATCTTTCGCGGGCTACAGTCATGCGCTATTCATCCCAGGTCAAGCCGATCAGTTACCTCAAGGCCAATGCGGCTGAAGTATTGCTCGATCTGGCTGAGCGCCGCGA
The sequence above is drawn from the Pseudolysobacter antarcticus genome and encodes:
- a CDS encoding replicative DNA helicase; this translates as MAAFSDRIPSNNPRIESLRVPPHSVDAEQAVLGGLMLAREAWDKIADRITDEDFYRKDHRLIFRGIGELSNKGMPCDAVTLGEWFETQGIAELVGGSGYIIQLANTTPSAANIVAYADIVREKSVLRQLIDAGTEIATDGFQPEGRSTQEILESAEQRVFRIAEAGSRGKQGFVSMRGAVTDAFKILQARYENQGSITGMPTGFTDFDEMTTGLQPSDLIIVAARPSMGKTALAMNMAEYAALKTKKAVAIFSMEMSASQLALRLISSLGRINQQHLRTGDIQEEEWPRVTSAITLLSEAKIFIDDTPALSPIELRARARRLAREHDLGMIVIDYLQLMQVPGNKENRATEISEISRGMKALAKELNVPVVALSQLNRSLEQRADKRPMMSDLRESGAIEQDADVIVFIYRDEYYNKDSAEKGVAEIIIGKQRNGPTGSVKLTFLGQYTKFENYASDSYAGSFE
- the alr gene encoding alanine racemase; translation: MSRAAFATIHLASLRHNLQRVRELGGGAKVMAVVKADGYGHGLERVARALASADAFGVAAIADGLRLRAAGFRQRIVVLSGPDEAADLAELRRLDLDAVIHHDSQVAWLEADRDPRPIRAWLKIESGMHRLGFAPARAAEMYARLRALASIRSDITLMTHFAASDEFDKQLTAAQIAVFDAAVSDLPGEHSLANSAAVLGWPAARGQWLRTGGLLYGLSVVDGKTGEDFGFQPAMTLSSKLIAVNDVRKGEHIGYAATWQCPEDMRIGVAAIGYGDGYPRSAASGTPVLVNGQRAAIVGRVSMDLITIDLRNVPNAQVGDEVVLWGRDLPVEEIATHAGTISYDLTCGMTKRVLFVEDDSAV
- a CDS encoding DUF7380 domain-containing protein; translated protein: MSTLAQPYVPLTLEHLNRSGWRDILVGNIENGYSRAWQALSNASRTAAEEGDEGRSRALWALADACSMMLVPASPIAPFQARCQTPTGRSALPGDFSAEELEVLGEFVEQVDEPWLRARLADLVWFQERPRKGAMLFTAVDAYRSVLLTKELWFAGAGDGWRRALGLARMAGDSARSRAKEMEAALLSAFDIGDEEPHWKLRVAELIFDAGLADVRRPAIANSLVEMGTRIGLSGDGFLARDAFALARGFFKRLRDDTRSADMGAAIAESWVADANARISGSMPSNIAAASFFENAIQTFRTVPRRERARLNIDARLHQVQAQLGEAGAQAITEMTAISTPSIDIAELIDHSRTSVSGKEPREALKAFAGLYLGPNVAKLRTDAEASARRFSLSFVCSVPQALAVMDASSLARQAET
- a CDS encoding DUF4209 domain-containing protein, giving the protein MLPAIDILRAEHTFTLQDFVDLAGACPLIPPGREGLVGKGLLAGLNGDFDVALHLLSPQVEHFVRFHLKQSGVLTTRVDAAGIENEIGLSSLMDLPSVDDVLSANLAFEIRAMFCNPHGPNLRNDVAHGLLDDNQANSLPSAYAWWMVFRLVFVSWWNSRRPATPGGSADAAP